CTAATACAAACATACCATCTTTATAGTGATCCCAGTGACCAGAAATCTTATATAAGTCGCTCTTAGCCATTAATGGAGTTTTAGTTAAAACATATCCTCTTTTTTCTTCTTCATCTTCAACCCATCTTTGAAGAAGTTGAACTATTTTTGCTCCTTTTGGCATTAGTAAAGGAAGTCCTTGACCTATATTTTCGTCAGTTGTAAATAGCTTTAATTCTCTACCAAGCTTATTATGATCTCTCTTTTTGGCTTCTTCTAAAGCTTCTAAGAATGCATCTAAGTCTGCTTTCTTTAAGAATGCAGTACCGTAGATTCTAGTAAGCATTTTGTTCTTTTCGTCACCTTTCCAGTAAGCACCAGCACTTCTAATAAGCTTGATTGCTTTAACTGGCTTTAATGATATAAGGTGAGGACCAGCACATAAATCAGTAAAGTCTCCAAGCTTGTAGAATGAAAGTATTTCATTCTCAGGAAGATCGTTGATTAATTCTACTTTGTAAGGTTCATCTTTCATTAGTTCTAAAGCTTCATTTCTTGAAAGTTCAAATCTTGAAATTTCAGGATTTTCTTTGATTATTTTTTGCATTTCTGCTTCAAGTTTTTCAAGATCTGAAGCTGTGAAAGCAACATCTTTATCAAAGTCATAATAAAAGCCAGTAGCAATAGAAGGTCCTATAGCTAATTTTGTCTCAGGGAATAATCTCTTTACGGCATAAGCTAAAACATGAGATATACTATGTCTTAACGCATTCTTACCTTCTTGAGAATCAAATGTACATATGCTTAAAGACACATCTTCATTAATTTCACGTCGCAGGTCACAGACTTTACCATTAACTATACCGCAACAAGCATTTCTAGCTAAGCCCTCACTAATTGATTTAGCAATTTCATAAACTGATAATCCAGCTTCGAATTCTTTAACTGAACCATCATTTAAAGTTATTTTTATCATTTTTAAAACTCCTCTCAATACTTTATTTAGTTAACAATTAACAGTTAATTGATTTGGAAAAAATCACTATGTAATTAAAATAAAAAAACTCCGTCTCTAAAAATATAGAGACGAAGTAATATTCGTGGTTCCACTCTAATTACCTAAAAATAGATTAATTAAAAAAGTCTAAATACTAAAATATAGTAATATAAAAGACTATTTTAAATAATTTAAAAAAATAGGTCACTTAAATTTATCGTAACGTGATAATGACGGGCTTCATTAAAGCCACTCAGAGGTGGTTTTCAGTCTAAATTTATTTAAGAATAATCACACCAGCATATTCTATCTCTGAAAAATAAGATTTTAGCTTACTGTCCTCATCAACGTATTATTATTATTATATTAATATTTATTATTATTATATTAATATTTATTATTATAATCATTGAAATTTTCTATGTCAACAAATTAACAGAAAAAAATTGTAAATAGATATTTTTAAAAGGAATATATTTCTAATATTCACATAATTCTAATGCTATGTTAACAAGACATTAATTAAATCTTAATAGGAATTTTATTAAAATGCATTATAATAAAGCTGAATAGAAATATATGCCAAGTTATTTACATTAAAGCTTGCAAAACTTGGAGAAGAGTTAAACCATAGTTTAGATATATTATCATATAAATCAGATGAACTTATAGAAAAAGTAAAACAGTTTAGAATAGAAAAAGAAGACTTTGAAAATAAAGTAGAAACAGATGTACAAACTATAGAATTGAAATCATTACAGGGAGAAGATTTACAATAAATAGAAGGTTTAGATATAAAGAATGAGCCTTTAGAAGAATCAAATTTAGTACAGAAAATTGTGGATATAAAAAAAAGAAGAAAATCAGTATATAAGAAATTTGGATTTAATATTAGAGGAAGAGTCAAGAAATTTTTATGTATAGAATATTATGTAAGATAAAGATTATAATTCAAAATATTTTTTATTTTGGAAGAAAGTCTCTTGATTTAATTAATTCAAAAGATATATAATATTAATATGCAGATGTGGCGGAATTGGCAGACGCACTAGACTTAGGATCTAGCGCTTTTCGGTGTAAGGGTTCGACTCCCTTCATCTGCACCAATATGCGAAAGTGACTCAACGGTAGAGTGCCACCTTCCCAAGGTGGACGCTGCGGGTTCGAATCCCGTCTTTCGCTCCATAATATATTTAATTAATGCATAATATAAAGTATGCATTAATTTTTTTACTCAACTTTACAACTCGGAATTTGCTTTGGTAATCAAAGAAAAAAGAACTTTCTAAGAAATAGAAGTTCTTTTTTCTAATAAATAGTAAATTTAATAATAGGAATTACTCAATGCTTTTAATTAATTTATCTAAAGTCAAATTAACAATCATTTCTTCTGAGTAGAATTTCTCACCCATTATTTTAAAAATCATATCTGATTTTTTATAACCTTCTTTATAAAGTTTTAAATTTTTAGTTATTCTCTTAAGTGTGTTTTTAGGAATATTCAATTCTAATGTTAATTCTTTAAAAGAGTAATAATCCTTTTTTAATATATCAAATAATTTATTTTGAAGATCTAACTTATATCGAAGATCGACTTCTTTGGATTGATGGGGTCCGTATTTTCCTCTATGATGTGATGAACACAAATATTTATAATTTAACTCTATATCAAAGCCACCTTCACTTCTGTGAACAATATGATGTATATCAGCTTCGGCATTACATATTTCACATAAAGACAATATTTTAATCCTCCTTAGAATTTATCTCATATTACATATGAAATTACTTGACATGTAATATTATAAAGTAATCAATAAGAAATATCAATTTTAATATATAGAATATAGTATAATTTAACAAAAAAGAAACTAAATGGAGTATAATATAAATAGAGACAAACAAATTTCAAATAACAAATATAGGAAACTAAAAAATAGAATGTAGTATTCTTTATACTATGATAAAAGATAAGGGATAACATTGATATATTATATTTTATAAAATATTAACTGGGAAGGTGAGTGAATTGAGGGAAAATTATAATTCAATTAATTATTGGGAAATCTTTATCAACGAAAATAAAACAATAAGAGGACATATGTTTACGCAAAAACCACCTAATGAAAACAGTATTTATTTTCATACACTTATGTTTTCAAATAAAAATGGAATAAATAATTTATGGGGATACTTTCCTAATATAAGGAGTCTACTGGGATATATTCAGTATTCATTTCTACAAGAAGCCTTTTATAAATGGATATATGGACAGGAAAAACTAGTCACTAAGATTCCACAGTTAACAGTTGATAAAATAGCTGATGAAGGAGAAAAACTGAAGAAAATAAGTAAAGAAACTTGCATTGATATGAAAAGAGAGTATGAACTTCTAAGCAGATTATGGGAAATGCCTGTTGATAAAATTGAAAGAGAATTAAGAAAATTTGTTATAAATTTTAATAGAAGATGGATGGGTGATAATAAAGAATTTATATATATAAAATTTTTTAAGACTCCAGAAGAATTGGGAGAGTTTGTGATTTCATCTACTCTATTAACGGGTACAGAAGAAGAACTAGAAAATAGAATAGGTATGACAATAGGTGAATGGAGAGAAATTTGCAAGGTTGCAGTAAAAGATTCAAGAAAAGGTCAAATATTTAGAAAAGTTTTGCTGAAAAAATTAAGTGA
The DNA window shown above is from Clostridium beijerinckii and carries:
- a CDS encoding HNH endonuclease, whose product is MSLCEICNAEADIHHIVHRSEGGFDIELNYKYLCSSHHRGKYGPHQSKEVDLRYKLDLQNKLFDILKKDYYSFKELTLELNIPKNTLKRITKNLKLYKEGYKKSDMIFKIMGEKFYSEEMIVNLTLDKLIKSIE